The genomic interval GTTGAGGCTGTAGGCGCCGCTGAACGTACCGCGGCCGCCGACGATCTTCGACTTGCCGACCGTCAGGCCACCGCCCTTGCTGCTGATCTTGACCGGAATCACCGCACCGTCGTTGCAGGTGATGGTGCCGGTGCCGCTGGCGGTCTTGTAGAACACCGACCAGCCCGACAGGTTGAACGACAGTTTGCAGTCGATGTTGCCTGCGGCCTGGGCCTGCGGCGCGAGCGTCGCCGCACTCAGCAACACGAGGAGAGAGAGCGACTTGATCATAGGGGCATTCCGGTTTGTGGACACGGCGCGAGCGTAGCAGCGCCGATGTGGCAGCCGCGACAAGGCGCCATTGCAGCTCTACGCCCGTTCAGCAAGCATTTCCGATGGCCGCAACGGCGTTAGGCACTGACGTCCGGAGCCCGGCATGGGATGATCTGGCCATGTCGCGCATCGCCTACCCCCTGCTGCTTGCCGCCCTGCTATGCCCCTCGCTGTGCGCCGCCACCGAGGCGATTCCGGTGCAGGGCTATACGGTCGTGAAAACCTATCCGCACGACACCGGCGCCTTCACCGAGGGCCTGTTCTATCTGCACGGCTACCTGTACGAAAGCACCGGCGAACTCGGCCACTCCGGGGTGCGCAAGGTCGAGCTGGACAGCGGGCGCGTGCTGCAGCAGGTCGATACGCCGCCCCCGTACTACGGGGAAGGCATCGTGGCCTGGCACGACCGGCTGATCCAGCTGACCTGGCGCAATCAACAGGGCTTCGTCTACGACCTCTCCACCCTCACCTTGAAAACCAGTTTCACCTACCCCGGCGAGGGCTGGGCGCTGACCAGCGACGGCAGCAGCCTGTACATGAGCGACGGCACCGCCAAGATCCGCCGCCTCGATCCGCAGACGCTGCGCCAGGTCGGCAGCATCCGGGTCACCGCGCGCGGCAAGCCGCTGGACGATCTCAACGAACTGGAATGGGTGAAAGGCGATCTGTTGGCGAACGTCTGGCTGACCTCGCGCATCGCACGCATCGATCCGGCCAGCGGCAAGGTGATCGCCTGGATCGACCTGCAAGCGCTGGTGCCGGCCGCCGAAACCTTGACCGACCCGAGCAACGACGTGCTCAACGGCATCGCTTACGACGCCGAACACGACCGCCTGTTCGTCACCGGCAAGCGCTGGCCCACGCTGTACGAAATCCGTCTGGCACCGCTGCCGCATGCGGGCGACAAGGGCGACTGAGACTCGCGCACCCAAATTCCGCGAGTCGCTTTCGCGCCGGACCCTCACCCCAACCCCTCTCCCGGTGGGAGAGGGGCTATGTACGAGCCGCTGTCGCTCTCTCGCCTCGGAACCATGCTCCCATTTCAGGGGGAAAGTGGCCGCAGGAGCGGATTAGAGTCCGTGCGCAGGACCCGCCCTAATCGCCGAGCGTGAAGGTGTCGGCGTCCAGCATCGCCGGGAAGCGCGCGCGGTGCGCGGCCAGCGCCGCCGCCGAGATCGTGGTGGTGGCCACCTGCTCACGCTCGCGGATCTCCAGCTGCGGCTGGCCGAGGAAATCGATCACGGCGCTGTCGCCGGCGTAGTGCAAGCCGTTGCCGTCCTCGCCCACCCGGTTGACCGCGGCCACGAAGCACAGGTTCTCGATCGCGCGCGCGCGCAGCAGGGTGCGCCACGGATAGGCGCGCGCCGACGGCCAGTTGGCGACGAAGATCTGCAGGTCGAAGTCGAGCTGGCCGGGGCGCTCGACGTCGTAGCGGTTGCGGCAGAACACCGGGAAGCGCAGGTCGTAGCAGACCTGCGGATTGATCCGCCAGCCCTTCCAGTCCACGCACAGCCGCTCGCGCCCGGCGGCATAGCGCTGGTGCTCGTTGGCGTAGCGGAACAGGTGGCGCTTGTCGTAGTGCTGCAGCGCGCCGTCGGGCGTGGCCCACAGCAGGCGGTTGAACACCTTGGCGACGCCGTCCTCGCCCGGCACGCGCAACTGCACGCTGCCGGTCACCGCCGCGCCCAGCCGCGCCGCCTGCTCGCGGATCCAGGCCACGGTCGGCCCGTCCATGCCCTCCGCCTGGTCCAGCGCGTCGTTGGAGAAACCGCTGGTGAAGGTCTCCGGCAGGATCACCAGATCGGTGGCCCCGGCCAGCGGCGCCAGCAGTTCGGCGTAGTGCGCGCGATTGCCGGCCGGATCGTGCCAGCGGGTGTCGCCTTGGATGAGGGAGATGCGGAGGTCGGTCATTGTGGGGCCGGGATTGGGGAGTGGGGATTCGGGATTGGCAAAAGCGGGATTTGAACGCGTGATTGGAATCGGGAAGCAGACGTTCCGCTAATAGGGATACCTAGCTTTTACGAATCCCCAATCCCCACTCCCCAATCCCGGCG from Xanthomonas sp. DAR 34887 carries:
- a CDS encoding amidohydrolase; its protein translation is MTDLRISLIQGDTRWHDPAGNRAHYAELLAPLAGATDLVILPETFTSGFSNDALDQAEGMDGPTVAWIREQAARLGAAVTGSVQLRVPGEDGVAKVFNRLLWATPDGALQHYDKRHLFRYANEHQRYAAGRERLCVDWKGWRINPQVCYDLRFPVFCRNRYDVERPGQLDFDLQIFVANWPSARAYPWRTLLRARAIENLCFVAAVNRVGEDGNGLHYAGDSAVIDFLGQPQLEIREREQVATTTISAAALAAHRARFPAMLDADTFTLGD
- a CDS encoding glutaminyl-peptide cyclotransferase translates to MSRIAYPLLLAALLCPSLCAATEAIPVQGYTVVKTYPHDTGAFTEGLFYLHGYLYESTGELGHSGVRKVELDSGRVLQQVDTPPPYYGEGIVAWHDRLIQLTWRNQQGFVYDLSTLTLKTSFTYPGEGWALTSDGSSLYMSDGTAKIRRLDPQTLRQVGSIRVTARGKPLDDLNELEWVKGDLLANVWLTSRIARIDPASGKVIAWIDLQALVPAAETLTDPSNDVLNGIAYDAEHDRLFVTGKRWPTLYEIRLAPLPHAGDKGD